A stretch of Dysidea avara chromosome 5, odDysAvar1.4, whole genome shotgun sequence DNA encodes these proteins:
- the LOC136255055 gene encoding KRAB-A domain-containing protein 2-like — MDDKISVERVRREFNEFLASQAAKRSNSLFNREKFDLIKATLLEDHSGHRAEDGSEDGGDSKDDYEIKPRFRQYVKEKQFELKDFPQIGLNNAVIVPTKSKSMVPANSLFEGYRRVVTTDDIFDIIQSVHEKGTAHSGVRKTYSVISSNYEGITRTCVEEYCRLCLTCSCKKPQLTKAPLKPIISKRFHVRGQIDLIDMSSIPDSNNRWIGHYKDHFSKFSILWAQSRKCAAETVLCLQRYVFAYLGVPKILQSDHGREFNNELFEMIVHEWSQETILIRGRPRHPQSNGCVEKANGVVKHMLTSLMADMKTTEWIQFLPRLQSIISNHMRPLKHHHTKWCSV, encoded by the exons ATGGATGATAAAATTTCCGTGGAAAGGGTTCGGAGAGAATTTAATGAGTTCCTAGCTAGCCAGGCCGCGAAACGTTCTAATTCTTTGTTTAACCGTGAGAAATTCGATTTAATCAAGGCCACCTTGCTTGAAG ACCACTCTGGTCACAGAGCTGAAGATGGCTCGGAAGATGGTGGTGATTCCAAGGACGATTACGAAATTAAACCAAGATTTAGGCAGTACGTCAAGGAGAAGCAGTTTGAACTGAAAGATTTTCCGCAGATTGGATTAAATAATGCTGTGATCGTTCCTACAAAGAGCAAGAGCATG GTTCCGGCCAATTCTCTGTTTGAAGGCTATAGAAGAGTAGTAACAACAGATGATATATTTGATATCATCCAGTCTGTTCATGAGAAAGGCACGGCACACTCGGGTGTTAGGAAGACTTATTCAGTG ATTTCGTCAAACTACGAAGGGATAACACGAACTTGTGTAGAGGAATATTGCAGACTGTGCCTCACTTGCTCTTGTAAGAAGCCTCAATTAACAAAAGCTCCTTTGAAACCCATCATTTCAAAGAGATTCCATGTTCGTGGACAG ATTGATTTGATTGACATGTCAAGCATTCCAGACAGCAACAACAGATGGATTGGTCATTACAAAGATCACTTTAGCAAGTTTTCCATTCTATGGGCACAATCTAGGAAGTGTGCTGCAGAAACTGTTTTGTGCTTGCAACGATATGTTTTCGCATACCTTGGGGTACCTAAGATACTCCAATCTGATCATGGTCGAGAATTCAACAATGAG CTTTTTGAGATGATTGTTCATGAGTGGAGTCAAGAGACAATTTTAATTCGAGGTAGACCAAGGCACCCCCAATCAAATGGGTGTGTTGAAAAAGCTAACGGAGTGGTGAAACACATGCTCACTTCACTCATGGCTGACATGAAGACAACAGAATGgattcagtttcttcccaga TTACAATCAATAATAAGCAACCACATGCGACCATTAAAACATCACCATACCAAGTGGTGTTCGGTCTAG